One stretch of Bordetella avium DNA includes these proteins:
- a CDS encoding biotin--[acetyl-CoA-carboxylase] ligase, which yields MSAQAIALPAPEALERAVQARLPSFTHVQWVASTGSTNADLLARARQTCAPKPWLLGAHLQEAGRGRAGRPWKNRSGATLMFSCAFNVRLPAAQLPAISPLAGLAACEALRSLCGHDGVCVKWPNDVQWHDAKLAGVLAETTRNPDSDGYTVVIGMGLNLRDADTLSATLGRAIADWSQIEGSAAVEDAADIVRASALAWQTAIADLERDGFAAFVARFAQADALAERAVNVIDRGQIIHSGQAAGLDALGRLQVHTDAGLVAVSAGEISVRAHP from the coding sequence ATGTCTGCTCAAGCTATCGCTCTGCCCGCGCCTGAGGCGCTAGAGCGCGCCGTCCAGGCGCGCCTGCCCAGTTTCACCCATGTGCAATGGGTGGCCAGCACCGGCTCGACCAATGCCGATCTATTGGCGCGCGCGCGCCAGACCTGTGCTCCCAAACCCTGGTTGCTGGGCGCACATCTGCAAGAGGCCGGCCGAGGCCGCGCCGGGCGGCCCTGGAAAAACCGCAGCGGCGCCACGCTGATGTTCTCCTGCGCCTTCAATGTGCGGTTGCCTGCCGCGCAATTACCTGCCATTTCGCCTCTGGCCGGGCTGGCAGCCTGTGAGGCGCTGCGCAGCCTATGCGGCCATGACGGCGTCTGCGTGAAATGGCCCAACGACGTGCAATGGCACGACGCCAAGCTGGCCGGCGTGCTGGCAGAGACCACCCGCAACCCGGATAGCGACGGCTATACCGTTGTCATCGGCATGGGGCTGAATCTGCGCGACGCCGATACCCTGTCGGCCACCCTGGGTCGCGCCATCGCCGACTGGAGCCAGATCGAAGGCAGCGCAGCGGTCGAAGACGCGGCTGATATCGTGCGCGCCAGCGCACTGGCCTGGCAGACGGCCATCGCCGACCTGGAGCGTGACGGCTTTGCCGCCTTTGTGGCGCGCTTCGCACAGGCCGATGCCCTGGCCGAGCGCGCCGTCAACGTGATAGACCGAGGCCAGATCATTCACAGCGGCCAGGCGGCCGGCCTGGACGCCCTGGGCCGTCTGCAAGTTCACACCGACGCCGGTCTGGTCGCCGTATCGGCAGGTGAAATCTCCGTGCGTGCCCACCCATGA
- a CDS encoding ABC-type transport auxiliary lipoprotein family protein — protein MKKSYIAMAVVLTLAGCSVGRVAPQAARFDLGLEAPAQRQLPARVPITLSYSAVPTLNDTGVIWRVADSTAPKAYAGFRWNEAPASLVRQRLQERLSREGAVLSDSASPGAPQLRVELTRFEQVFAPDGRSSQGQVVLQALVLQNGKLLGQRRFARQADAPTQDAAGGVTALRQATDGAAEDLAAWLADLLPQAAG, from the coding sequence ATGAAAAAAAGCTATATCGCCATGGCTGTGGTCCTGACGCTGGCCGGTTGCAGTGTGGGCCGTGTTGCCCCTCAGGCTGCGCGCTTTGACCTCGGGCTTGAAGCGCCTGCGCAACGTCAATTGCCGGCGCGCGTGCCCATCACTCTGTCTTACTCCGCCGTGCCCACGCTGAACGATACCGGCGTCATTTGGCGGGTGGCCGACAGCACGGCGCCCAAGGCCTATGCAGGCTTTCGCTGGAACGAAGCCCCTGCCAGCCTGGTGCGGCAGCGTTTGCAGGAGCGCCTATCCCGTGAAGGCGCAGTGCTGAGCGATAGCGCCAGCCCGGGGGCGCCGCAGTTGCGCGTTGAACTCACGCGCTTTGAGCAGGTTTTTGCCCCTGATGGCCGCTCCAGCCAGGGGCAGGTCGTGCTGCAGGCCTTGGTACTGCAAAACGGCAAGCTGCTGGGTCAGCGGCGCTTTGCACGCCAGGCGGATGCGCCGACACAGGACGCGGCCGGCGGTGTGACGGCCTTGCGACAGGCCACGGACGGGGCTGCCGAGGACCTCGCGGCCTGGCTTGCCGACCTGTTGCCGCAAGCCGCCGGTTAA
- a CDS encoding type III pantothenate kinase, producing the protein MMLLIDSGNSRLKLGWLRSGAREPEPAAFDNLDLQALASWLQTLRPRPTRAIGVNVAGQARGEAIAAILAQCGCSIEWMRPRREVLGMTNAYRNQAQLGADRWAAMLGLRMRLPEGHPPALLASFGTATTLDTLGPDNEFAGGLILPGPTMMRGALVHGTANLPLAEGPVTLYPTETHEAIATGIAAAQAGALARQWLAGQERYGQPPEVYVAGGGWTEVRPEIERLLQLVGAPFGVAPVPVILQTPVLDGLAALASAL; encoded by the coding sequence ATGATGCTGCTTATCGACTCCGGCAATAGCCGTCTGAAGCTGGGTTGGCTGCGCAGCGGCGCGCGCGAGCCTGAACCCGCCGCCTTCGACAACCTTGACCTGCAAGCCCTGGCGAGCTGGCTGCAAACCCTAAGGCCGCGTCCGACGCGGGCGATCGGGGTCAACGTGGCCGGGCAGGCGCGGGGGGAGGCGATCGCAGCCATCCTGGCCCAATGCGGGTGCAGCATCGAATGGATGCGGCCGCGCCGCGAAGTTCTGGGTATGACCAATGCCTACCGCAACCAGGCGCAGTTAGGCGCAGACCGCTGGGCCGCGATGCTGGGCTTGCGCATGCGTCTGCCAGAAGGCCACCCGCCCGCGCTGCTGGCGTCTTTCGGTACGGCGACCACCCTGGATACGCTGGGGCCGGACAATGAATTCGCGGGTGGCCTGATCCTCCCCGGCCCGACCATGATGCGCGGTGCGCTGGTGCATGGCACCGCCAACCTGCCGCTGGCCGAAGGCCCGGTCACCCTGTATCCGACCGAAACCCACGAAGCCATTGCCACCGGCATTGCCGCCGCCCAGGCCGGCGCGCTGGCGCGCCAGTGGCTGGCCGGCCAGGAACGTTACGGTCAGCCGCCCGAAGTCTATGTCGCGGGAGGCGGCTGGACTGAAGTCCGGCCCGAAATCGAACGTCTGCTACAACTGGTGGGCGCCCCCTTCGGCGTGGCGCCCGTGCCCGTTATCTTGCAAACACCCGTGCTCGACGGACTGGCCGCGCTGGCCAGCGCCCTCTGA
- the waaC gene encoding lipopolysaccharide heptosyltransferase I, which produces MPTRILIVRTSSLGDLVHMLPAISDIARHVPDAQIDWIAEEAFAEIPGWHPAVRTVIKVAHRRWRKAWWSDQVRQERRALADRLRNEPYDIVLDMQGLLKSAWLVRQTQGMRHGLDWRSAREPLASLFYNVRHRVEFWQPAVIRQRKLAAQTFGYSYSGAPDFGLQAFSRPAEAEHPLVEEGRRLHHLNTDRGYAVIMPSASREDKLWPEEDWRAVFRRLQDAGCALRLLAGNEQEAARARLLVAGMEGVEVLPRMDLTSVARVLAGARLMVGLDSGLTHLSAALGRPTIGIYRASTPVRTPLVGSNYTASLGDRGASPSREAVMASVEQALAAH; this is translated from the coding sequence ATGCCTACCCGCATATTGATCGTTCGCACGTCCTCTCTGGGCGATCTGGTGCACATGTTGCCCGCAATTTCCGATATTGCCCGCCATGTGCCGGATGCCCAGATAGATTGGATAGCGGAAGAAGCGTTCGCCGAAATTCCCGGTTGGCATCCGGCCGTCCGCACTGTCATCAAGGTGGCTCATCGCCGTTGGCGCAAGGCCTGGTGGTCGGATCAGGTGCGCCAGGAACGGCGCGCTCTGGCTGATCGCCTGCGCAACGAGCCTTACGACATCGTGCTCGATATGCAGGGCTTGCTGAAGTCAGCCTGGCTAGTGCGTCAAACACAGGGTATGCGCCATGGGCTGGACTGGCGTTCGGCCCGAGAGCCGCTCGCTTCGCTGTTCTATAACGTGCGGCATCGTGTCGAGTTCTGGCAGCCGGCCGTCATTCGTCAGCGCAAACTGGCCGCCCAAACCTTTGGTTATAGCTATTCGGGTGCGCCGGATTTCGGTTTGCAGGCGTTTTCTCGCCCTGCTGAAGCCGAGCATCCCCTTGTCGAAGAGGGGCGTCGTCTGCACCACCTTAATACGGATAGGGGCTATGCCGTCATCATGCCCTCGGCCAGCCGTGAGGACAAACTCTGGCCCGAGGAAGACTGGCGCGCGGTGTTCCGCCGCTTGCAGGATGCGGGTTGTGCCTTGCGCTTGTTGGCGGGTAATGAGCAGGAAGCTGCCCGTGCCCGTCTGCTGGTGGCGGGCATGGAGGGGGTCGAGGTGCTGCCGCGCATGGATCTGACTTCTGTCGCACGTGTCTTGGCGGGTGCCCGTTTGATGGTGGGCCTGGACAGCGGCTTAACCCATTTGTCGGCGGCGCTGGGGCGTCCGACCATCGGTATTTACCGCGCCTCCACGCCGGTGCGCACACCGTTGGTTGGCTCCAATTACACCGCCAGTCTGGGCGACCGGGGGGCATCGCCTTCGCGTGAGGCCGTCATGGCCTCCGTAGAGCAGGCTTTGGCGGCGCACTGA
- a CDS encoding 3-deoxy-D-manno-octulosonic acid transferase has protein sequence MRRSLYTVLLYTLAPLFWLGLWRRARRVPGQWDVLARTRFGHPEADPLRGAIWMHAVSLGETRAAQPLIDALLAQGLPILLTHMTATGRAEGARLFGDAIGRGQLRQVWLPYDFPGAVGRFFDAYEPRCGLIVEREIWPNLLAAANARGLPLALVNARFSASSLRTSLRLGRVMREAMSGLDLVLAQSEADAQRLREAGARNVQVTGNLKFDVSLPEALLREGRAWREAVGRPVVAIASTREGEDLMFLQALGELPTPRPLYLLIPRHPQRFDEAWAQAEATGLRVGRRSAGAAGAELDILVGDSLGEMPFYYAAADVAVIGGSFAPLGGQNLIEACAAGTPVITGPHTFNFEPATSDAIEAGAAQRVETARQALQLADQWLADPELLRQRAQAALAWTATHKGAVARSIDALAHRLKVGRQV, from the coding sequence ATGCGGCGCAGCCTCTATACCGTCCTGCTGTACACACTCGCTCCACTATTCTGGCTCGGCTTGTGGCGCCGCGCCCGGCGCGTGCCCGGGCAGTGGGATGTCCTGGCGCGCACGCGTTTCGGTCATCCCGAGGCCGATCCTTTGCGAGGCGCAATCTGGATGCATGCGGTCAGCCTGGGTGAGACCCGTGCGGCTCAGCCCCTGATAGACGCTTTGCTTGCGCAGGGGCTGCCCATTTTGCTGACGCACATGACTGCGACGGGCCGCGCCGAAGGGGCGCGGCTGTTTGGCGACGCTATTGGCCGCGGGCAGTTGCGCCAGGTTTGGCTGCCCTACGATTTTCCTGGCGCCGTCGGGCGCTTCTTCGATGCCTACGAGCCGCGTTGCGGTCTGATTGTCGAGCGTGAAATCTGGCCTAATCTGCTTGCTGCCGCAAATGCGCGTGGTCTGCCCCTGGCCTTGGTCAATGCGCGTTTTTCCGCCAGCTCGCTACGGACATCGCTGCGCCTGGGCCGGGTGATGCGCGAAGCGATGTCAGGCCTGGACCTTGTGCTGGCCCAGAGCGAAGCGGATGCGCAGCGGCTGCGTGAGGCCGGGGCGCGAAACGTGCAGGTCACGGGCAATCTCAAATTTGATGTCAGTTTGCCTGAGGCATTGTTGCGGGAAGGCCGGGCCTGGCGTGAGGCGGTGGGCCGGCCGGTCGTGGCGATTGCCAGTACCCGTGAAGGCGAGGATCTGATGTTTTTGCAGGCGCTGGGCGAATTGCCGACGCCTCGGCCGCTTTATTTGCTGATTCCGCGTCATCCTCAGCGTTTTGACGAAGCCTGGGCCCAGGCCGAGGCGACCGGTTTGCGCGTAGGGCGGCGTTCGGCGGGCGCGGCGGGCGCCGAGCTGGATATCCTGGTGGGCGATAGCCTGGGTGAAATGCCGTTTTATTATGCGGCCGCCGATGTGGCCGTGATTGGCGGTAGTTTTGCGCCTTTGGGCGGCCAAAACCTTATTGAAGCCTGCGCGGCGGGCACGCCTGTTATCACGGGGCCACATACCTTTAATTTTGAGCCGGCCACGAGCGACGCCATCGAGGCGGGCGCGGCGCAACGTGTCGAGACTGCCCGGCAGGCTTTGCAATTAGCCGATCAATGGCTAGCTGATCCCGAGCTGCTGCGTCAGCGCGCCCAGGCCGCGCTTGCATGGACCGCGACGCATAAAGGCGCGGTGGCGCGCAGCATCGATGCCCTGGCGCATCGTCTCAAGGTGGGCCGGCAGGTCTAG
- a CDS encoding ABC transporter ATP-binding protein, whose amino-acid sequence MAATLNDDGLTLTPVISVSGLRTAFGDHVVHDNLNLTVYPGEILVLVGGSGSGKTVLLRQIIGLTRPARGEVRILGHDITKLTGAERRRLSERWGMLFQSGALFSALTVFDNIALPLRELRTLPEDLIQDVVMCRLDMVGLNAKDALKSPSDLSGGMVKRVALARALALDPELLFLDEPTAGLDPLRSDDFVDLVQSLHRQLGFTVVMVTHDLDTLLALATRVAVLADKRVIACDTVPEILKINHPFIKSFFLGERGRRALGDLAPKEAGNGKS is encoded by the coding sequence ATGGCGGCGACGCTTAACGATGATGGTCTTACCTTGACCCCGGTGATCTCGGTGTCGGGCCTGCGCACGGCGTTTGGCGACCACGTCGTTCACGATAATCTCAACCTCACGGTTTATCCGGGCGAGATTCTCGTGCTGGTCGGTGGTTCCGGGTCGGGCAAGACGGTATTGTTACGCCAGATCATCGGCCTGACGCGGCCAGCCCGTGGCGAAGTGCGCATACTGGGGCATGACATCACCAAACTGACGGGCGCCGAGCGCCGCCGGCTGTCGGAACGCTGGGGCATGCTGTTTCAGTCGGGAGCCCTGTTTTCCGCCCTGACGGTATTCGACAATATTGCGTTGCCCCTGCGTGAGCTGCGCACCCTGCCTGAAGACCTCATCCAAGACGTGGTGATGTGCCGGCTCGATATGGTCGGGCTGAATGCCAAGGATGCCCTGAAGAGCCCGTCCGATCTCTCCGGCGGCATGGTCAAGCGGGTTGCCCTGGCGCGCGCTCTCGCGCTGGACCCCGAATTGTTGTTTCTGGATGAACCCACTGCCGGCCTGGACCCTTTGCGCTCTGACGACTTTGTCGATCTGGTGCAGAGCCTGCACCGGCAACTCGGTTTTACGGTGGTCATGGTCACTCACGATCTGGACACGTTGCTGGCATTGGCCACCAGGGTGGCGGTACTGGCGGACAAGCGTGTCATCGCCTGCGATACGGTGCCCGAGATCCTGAAGATCAATCATCCCTTTATCAAAAGTTTTTTCCTCGGCGAGCGGGGCAGGCGTGCGCTCGGGGATCTCGCACCAAAGGAAGCGGGCAATGGAAAATCGTAG
- a CDS encoding MlaE family ABC transporter permease produces MHQQPLPDRDSQAPLIQRDGDVVYLGGDWSLQALAVRGQVQARRDALAQTHAHTRWDLRGIQRLDTIGANLLWRLWGERLPERVRLTDGQREVFNALAVNPGAVAPAPPVTDRLSWVRAIGQAIFDAAHNGIMLLRMLGQLVLDFIGLLLRPSRGPWREISAQIYRTGAQALGITALVGFLIGVVLSYLSAQQLQMFGADRFIVRLLGVSIVRELGPVLAAILVAGRSGSAITAQIGVMRVTQELDAMSVMGISQSQRLILPRVVALAITMPLLVLWTDAMALLGGMLAAQMQLGISAQWFLESLPNAVTITNYWIGMVKGVSFGVLIALVACHFGLRIKPDTESLGRGTTTSVVTSITGVILVDALYAVILSGMGI; encoded by the coding sequence ATGCATCAGCAACCACTGCCCGACCGCGACAGTCAGGCGCCGCTCATTCAGAGGGACGGCGACGTCGTCTATCTTGGAGGCGATTGGAGCCTGCAAGCCCTGGCGGTGCGCGGCCAGGTGCAAGCCCGGCGCGATGCGCTGGCGCAGACGCACGCCCATACCCGCTGGGATCTGCGCGGTATTCAGCGTCTGGACACCATCGGTGCAAATCTGCTGTGGCGGCTGTGGGGAGAGCGTCTCCCTGAGCGCGTGCGCCTGACCGACGGCCAGCGCGAGGTGTTTAACGCGCTGGCCGTCAACCCTGGGGCCGTGGCGCCCGCGCCGCCCGTGACGGATCGGTTGAGCTGGGTGCGCGCGATCGGGCAGGCGATTTTCGATGCCGCTCACAACGGCATCATGCTGTTGCGCATGCTGGGTCAACTGGTGCTGGATTTCATCGGTCTGTTGCTACGGCCTTCGCGCGGGCCTTGGCGGGAAATTTCCGCTCAGATTTATCGGACGGGTGCCCAGGCACTGGGTATCACGGCGCTGGTGGGCTTTCTGATTGGTGTGGTGCTGTCTTATTTGTCGGCGCAGCAATTGCAGATGTTCGGGGCAGACCGCTTCATTGTGCGCCTGCTAGGTGTGTCCATTGTGCGCGAGCTGGGCCCGGTACTGGCGGCCATTCTGGTGGCAGGCAGGTCAGGTTCGGCTATTACGGCCCAGATCGGCGTGATGCGTGTGACACAGGAGCTGGATGCCATGAGCGTGATGGGCATTTCGCAAAGCCAGCGCCTTATCTTGCCCCGTGTCGTCGCGCTGGCCATCACTATGCCGCTGCTGGTGTTATGGACGGATGCGATGGCGCTGTTGGGCGGCATGCTGGCGGCTCAGATGCAATTGGGTATTTCGGCCCAGTGGTTTCTTGAGTCCCTGCCCAATGCCGTCACGATTACCAATTATTGGATAGGCATGGTCAAGGGCGTGTCCTTTGGTGTTTTGATCGCGCTGGTGGCCTGCCATTTCGGCCTGCGGATCAAACCCGATACCGAAAGCCTGGGGCGCGGCACGACGACCTCGGTGGTGACCTCGATCACCGGCGTGATTCTGGTTGATGCGCTATATGCCGTGATTCTGAGCGGGATGGGGATCTGA
- a CDS encoding O-antigen ligase family protein: protein MLKRLPSWLLVAVLAATPTLLLITASGGSTAFYLTLLLSIAALGCREQALDLSAYRKLIVAACLPLAAMLLIAVLHGSLSSINLERGLRLALGMPLLLAGLQATGPQRLKHVLWGTLAAGWVAIVSLIALIGTHLSERPLTPEYNAVSYGNLLLLFGVINLFSLSWPLTRYRRSEIAFKLLTTLVTFAGFIITQTRSGWLALPIFVALALLVYARFRHPLRLFAALIVVLAGLIAVGSLSPALVKRVELGRQQLTECEANPLVNSSICVRLQLWRAAWGMMLDNPIKGVGASGFSPALQKMAAEGKVSPYVAEDFGEPHNDMLDALALYGIPGGLALLLLYAIPAVFFLRRLAYDLPQQVRAAAAMGASTSLGFAAFGLTELMFRGMRTLGLYVILIALFAVLSSAANGARASKKNSPGS, encoded by the coding sequence ATGCTCAAACGTTTGCCTTCCTGGCTGCTGGTTGCGGTGCTTGCCGCAACCCCCACACTATTGCTCATTACCGCGAGCGGAGGCAGCACTGCTTTTTACCTCACCTTGTTGCTGAGCATCGCCGCGCTGGGCTGCCGCGAACAAGCGCTTGACCTGAGCGCTTACCGCAAGCTGATCGTAGCGGCCTGTTTGCCGCTGGCGGCGATGTTGTTGATCGCCGTGCTGCACGGCAGTTTGAGCAGCATCAACCTTGAGCGCGGACTGCGGCTGGCCCTGGGCATGCCGCTGCTTTTGGCCGGCTTGCAGGCAACCGGCCCGCAACGCCTGAAACATGTGCTCTGGGGCACGCTGGCGGCCGGCTGGGTCGCCATCGTCAGCCTGATCGCCCTGATTGGCACCCATTTAAGCGAACGCCCGCTTACCCCGGAATACAACGCCGTCAGCTATGGCAATCTGCTGCTGCTCTTTGGCGTCATCAACCTCTTTTCGCTGAGCTGGCCGCTCACTCGGTACCGGCGCAGCGAAATCGCTTTCAAGCTGCTGACGACGCTGGTCACCTTTGCCGGCTTTATCATTACCCAGACTCGCAGCGGCTGGCTCGCCCTGCCCATTTTCGTAGCGCTGGCCTTATTGGTCTATGCCCGCTTCCGCCATCCCTTGCGCCTGTTCGCCGCGCTGATCGTCGTGTTGGCCGGCTTGATCGCCGTGGGTTCGCTCAGCCCCGCCCTCGTCAAGCGCGTCGAGCTTGGCCGTCAGCAACTCACTGAATGCGAAGCCAACCCGCTGGTCAATTCCTCGATATGCGTGCGGCTGCAGCTCTGGCGAGCGGCCTGGGGCATGATGCTCGACAACCCGATCAAGGGCGTCGGCGCATCCGGCTTTTCGCCTGCGCTACAAAAAATGGCTGCTGAAGGCAAAGTTTCACCCTATGTCGCAGAAGACTTCGGAGAGCCTCACAACGACATGCTTGACGCGCTGGCGCTCTATGGCATTCCAGGCGGCTTAGCGCTGTTGCTGTTGTACGCCATACCTGCTGTGTTCTTTCTGCGGCGTCTGGCGTATGACTTGCCGCAACAAGTCCGTGCCGCAGCAGCGATGGGCGCCTCAACGTCTTTGGGGTTTGCTGCCTTCGGCCTTACCGAGCTGATGTTCCGAGGCATGCGCACCCTGGGTTTGTATGTCATCTTGATCGCCTTGTTCGCCGTGCTGTCGAGCGCCGCGAACGGGGCCAGGGCATCGAAAAAAAACAGCCCCGGTTCATAA
- the rfbD gene encoding dTDP-4-dehydrorhamnose reductase, whose translation MKILLLGKDGQVGRTLCRALAPLGELLALGRRPQPQGHVDLSDLASLSRLVREVNPDVIVNAAAFTAVDQAEREPDLAFRINAEAPEILARAMRERQGWLVHYSSEYVYDGSGSEFRTEDSPTAPLNVYGLSKRAGDEAICRSGAHHLLLRTSWVYGSRGEGFPQTVLRLAAASGTLRMVDDQVGAPTGADLLADVSALALWQACRRPAVSGLYHVAAAGAVSRADYARHVLNQARLACATAPIASVDYPTPAQRPLNSRLDCTRLQRVFGLRLPDWRDGLDRALASMRVN comes from the coding sequence ATGAAAATCCTGCTGTTGGGCAAGGATGGCCAAGTGGGGCGGACGCTGTGCCGGGCGCTGGCTCCCCTGGGCGAATTGCTCGCGCTGGGACGAAGGCCGCAACCGCAAGGGCATGTCGATCTATCTGATCTGGCCTCACTGAGCCGTCTTGTGCGTGAGGTCAACCCCGATGTCATCGTTAATGCGGCGGCATTTACCGCCGTGGACCAGGCAGAGCGCGAGCCAGACCTGGCGTTCCGAATCAATGCCGAGGCGCCAGAAATCCTGGCGCGGGCCATGCGTGAGAGGCAGGGCTGGCTTGTGCATTATTCGAGCGAGTATGTGTATGACGGCAGCGGCAGCGAGTTCCGTACCGAAGACAGCCCCACCGCACCCCTGAATGTCTATGGTCTCAGCAAGCGGGCGGGCGACGAGGCCATCTGCCGCAGCGGTGCGCACCATCTGTTGTTGCGCACTTCCTGGGTCTATGGTTCACGGGGAGAGGGGTTTCCACAGACCGTGCTGCGTCTGGCGGCAGCCTCGGGAACATTGCGCATGGTGGATGATCAGGTCGGCGCGCCGACCGGGGCGGATCTGCTGGCAGATGTCAGCGCTTTGGCGCTATGGCAGGCTTGCAGACGTCCGGCGGTATCCGGTCTGTATCATGTCGCCGCGGCCGGCGCGGTGTCGCGCGCTGACTATGCGCGCCACGTGTTGAATCAGGCCCGGTTGGCTTGTGCCACGGCGCCCATTGCCAGTGTGGACTACCCCACGCCAGCGCAGCGGCCATTGAACTCGCGGCTCGATTGCACGCGTTTGCAGCGTGTTTTCGGTTTGCGCCTGCCGGATTGGCGCGACGGTCTGGACAGGGCGTTGGCGTCGATGCGTGTGAATTGA
- a CDS encoding MlaD family protein produces MENRSHALLAGVFTLVLLVAAALVAVWVGRDRTAFKFYDIVSSTPVSGLTAQSAVRYQGVPVGKVQSLVLNPHKPGEVRIRIGVAPTTPITASTWAEIGVQGVTGQANIELRDNGSSKELLVARGDQLPDIPLRPGFFDRLEQRGNALMAKFEDTAEELRKLMSHSNVEALGVTLKNTAEISTQLNQVSRDLAPALRKVGPLVDSLDRASADAAQLMQAASQSLARLNAPDGPLANAGRSLQDIARAAARLNQDTLPAMTGMANSVSGAARDAQTVLRNLGDSPQSLLFGPAPVEPGPGEPGFAGFRR; encoded by the coding sequence ATGGAAAATCGTAGTCATGCTTTGCTGGCCGGGGTTTTCACCCTGGTTTTGCTGGTCGCCGCCGCGCTGGTCGCCGTCTGGGTAGGCCGCGATCGAACGGCCTTCAAATTCTATGACATCGTTTCGTCAACACCGGTCAGCGGGCTAACCGCCCAATCGGCCGTGCGTTATCAGGGGGTGCCGGTCGGCAAGGTTCAATCTCTGGTGCTCAACCCCCATAAACCGGGCGAAGTCCGCATTCGTATCGGTGTTGCGCCCACCACGCCCATCACCGCTTCGACCTGGGCCGAAATTGGTGTGCAGGGGGTAACGGGGCAGGCCAACATCGAGCTGCGCGATAACGGTTCATCCAAGGAGTTGCTGGTTGCCCGCGGCGACCAATTGCCCGATATTCCGCTGCGACCCGGTTTCTTTGATCGCTTGGAGCAGCGCGGCAATGCCCTTATGGCCAAATTTGAGGATACGGCCGAAGAGCTGCGCAAGCTCATGAGCCACTCGAATGTTGAGGCGCTGGGTGTCACCTTGAAGAATACGGCCGAGATCAGCACGCAGCTCAATCAGGTCAGCCGCGATTTGGCGCCAGCACTGCGCAAAGTGGGTCCGCTGGTGGACTCCCTCGATAGGGCTTCGGCGGATGCTGCGCAGCTGATGCAGGCGGCCAGCCAGTCTCTGGCGCGCCTGAATGCGCCGGATGGCCCGCTGGCCAATGCCGGACGCAGCCTCCAGGATATTGCACGCGCGGCAGCGCGGCTGAACCAGGATACCTTGCCGGCCATGACCGGCATGGCCAACTCGGTGAGTGGCGCCGCGCGCGATGCCCAGACCGTGCTGCGCAACCTGGGCGACTCGCCCCAGTCTTTACTTTTCGGCCCCGCGCCTGTTGAGCCAGGGCCGGGCGAGCCGGGCTTTGCCGGCTTCAGGAGATGA
- the rfbC gene encoding dTDP-4-dehydrorhamnose 3,5-epimerase: MNFSPTTLPGVVLLDPKVFADARGWFAERFRQDVFEAGLRALGLPVPAPFVQENHSCSRQGVLRGLHYQLAPHAQGKLVSVAVGEIFDVTVDIRPDSPTFGRWQGVTLSAVNRRSLWIPAGYAHGFLSLSGPSEVHYKTTAYYSPAHERSLRWNDPFMGIVWPAEVSLLSERDERAPGLQEALASGQLDG; this comes from the coding sequence ATGAATTTCTCCCCCACCACCTTGCCGGGTGTCGTGTTGCTGGACCCTAAGGTTTTCGCCGATGCGCGCGGCTGGTTTGCCGAGCGCTTTCGGCAGGATGTCTTCGAGGCGGGGCTGCGGGCATTGGGGCTGCCTGTTCCGGCGCCCTTTGTGCAAGAGAACCATTCCTGCTCTCGACAGGGTGTGTTGCGCGGTCTGCATTACCAACTGGCGCCTCATGCCCAGGGCAAATTGGTAAGCGTGGCCGTGGGTGAAATTTTCGATGTGACGGTCGATATCCGGCCAGACTCTCCCACCTTCGGACGTTGGCAGGGTGTGACGCTCTCGGCAGTCAATCGGCGCAGTCTGTGGATACCGGCAGGGTACGCACATGGCTTTTTATCCTTGAGCGGGCCCAGTGAGGTGCACTATAAAACTACCGCCTATTACTCTCCTGCGCACGAACGCAGTCTGCGGTGGAATGATCCGTTTATGGGCATCGTCTGGCCCGCTGAGGTCAGCTTGCTGTCAGAGCGTGATGAACGCGCGCCTGGCCTGCAAGAGGCTTTGGCAAGTGGTCAGCTTGACGGCTAA